Genomic DNA from Alistipes indistinctus YIT 12060:
TGCTTTCCATGCCGTGTCCGGGGTAGAAGCGTACCTCGTCCCCCAGCGGAATCAGTTTGTCGAGGATGCTGCGCATGATCCAGCTGTAATCGCCGCCCGGCAGGTCGGTCCGGCCGATGCTTTCGCGGAAAAGCGTGTCCCCGGTCAGCAGCAGTTTGTTTTCGGGATTGTACAGCGCGATATGTCCCGGGGTATGTCCCGGGGTTTCGATGATCCGGAACGTCGTGTTGCCGAATTTCAGCTCTTTTTGCCCTTCGAGGTCGATATCCACCGTCGGAACCTTGTCGACCTGGAAACCGTAGATCGCACCGTGCGTCGGAGCCGACTCGATCAGGAACTTGTCCTTGCCGTGTATTGCGAACGGAATGTGGTAGGTCTCCTTGACGTGGTTCACCCCGAGCATATGGTCTACGTGACCGTGCGTATTGACGGCCATAACCGGTTTCAGTCCGTTGTCGCTGATGTATTTCGACAGTGCGGCGTTCTCCTGTGCATTGTAGTTGCCCGCATCGACAATGATGCATTCGCCGGTCTCGTCCGATACGACGATCGTGTTCTCCTGGAACGGGTTGAACGGCAGTACTCCGATTTTTATCATATCTCGTGTGTGTTATTCGTTCGTTTGCATCCTCTTTTTGCGGCGAAGGCAGCAAGAGAATTTCATACAAAGATAGCTATTACTATCTTTGCCGGAAATAATACACAGGAAAAGTGGCAAGAAAAAAGGCAAATTACCCGCTTATCGAATCGTTGGAGATCGTTTCGGTGGCGGCTGAAGGGAAGGCGCTGGGACGCTATAACGACGTAGTGGTCTTCGTGCCGATGGCCGTGCCGGGCGACGTGGTCGACGTACAGGTCCGTAGCAAACGGCGCCG
This window encodes:
- a CDS encoding MBL fold metallo-hydrolase; its protein translation is MIKIGVLPFNPFQENTIVVSDETGECIIVDAGNYNAQENAALSKYISDNGLKPVMAVNTHGHVDHMLGVNHVKETYHIPFAIHGKDKFLIESAPTHGAIYGFQVDKVPTVDIDLEGQKELKFGNTTFRIIETPGHTPGHIALYNPENKLLLTGDTLFRESIGRTDLPGGDYSWIMRSILDKLIPLGDEVRFYPGHGMESTIGHETLYNPFVTEVLNNEINYK